In the Quadrisphaera sp. RL12-1S genome, one interval contains:
- a CDS encoding site-specific tyrosine recombinase XerD, whose protein sequence is MQPAVVVDALSRALSQYLAHLRVERGLAENTLAAYRRDLERYATWLRRRGRTDLAEVGEEDVAAHLQDLRTGAATAPATAPAGELGPPLSASSAARAVVAVRGWHRFLALEGATPADPAAAVRPPATPRRLPKAVPVADVLALLEASGLGEGPVPVRDRALLEVLYGTGARISEAVGLDVDDLPAEVLGPLTGGHDDGDAPAEGRAALLRLRGKGGKERVVPLGSYAVQALSAYLVRARPALAAAGGPAAPLTTGGRSASAGAVFLNSRGARLSRQSAWAVLRTAAERAGVGSPEHPVSPHTLRHSFATHLLEGGADVRVVQELLGHASVTTTQIYTMVTADALREVYAAAHPRALG, encoded by the coding sequence GTGCAGCCCGCCGTCGTCGTCGACGCCCTGTCCCGCGCCCTGTCGCAGTACCTCGCGCACCTGCGGGTGGAGCGCGGCCTGGCCGAGAACACCCTCGCCGCCTACCGGCGCGACCTGGAGCGCTACGCCACCTGGCTGCGCCGCCGCGGCCGCACCGACCTCGCCGAGGTGGGCGAGGAGGACGTCGCCGCCCACCTGCAGGACCTGCGCACCGGCGCCGCGACGGCACCGGCCACCGCACCCGCCGGCGAGCTCGGCCCGCCGCTGTCGGCCTCCTCGGCCGCCCGCGCCGTGGTCGCCGTGCGCGGCTGGCACCGCTTCCTGGCCCTCGAGGGCGCCACCCCCGCCGACCCCGCCGCCGCCGTCCGCCCGCCCGCCACCCCGCGCCGCCTGCCCAAGGCCGTGCCCGTCGCGGACGTCCTGGCGCTGCTGGAGGCCTCCGGACTCGGGGAGGGCCCCGTGCCCGTGCGCGACCGAGCCCTGCTGGAGGTGCTCTACGGCACCGGGGCGCGCATCTCCGAGGCCGTCGGCCTCGACGTCGACGACCTGCCCGCCGAGGTCCTCGGACCCCTCACCGGGGGGCACGACGACGGCGACGCTCCTGCCGAGGGCCGGGCCGCGCTGCTGCGCCTGCGCGGCAAGGGCGGCAAGGAGCGCGTGGTGCCGCTGGGCTCCTACGCCGTGCAGGCCCTGTCCGCCTACCTCGTGCGCGCCCGGCCCGCGCTGGCCGCCGCCGGCGGCCCTGCGGCCCCCCTGACCACGGGCGGCCGCAGCGCCTCGGCGGGGGCGGTGTTCCTCAACAGCCGCGGCGCCCGCCTGTCCCGGCAGAGCGCCTGGGCCGTGCTGCGCACCGCCGCCGAGCGCGCCGGCGTCGGCAGCCCGGAGCACCCCGTCTCCCCGCACACGCTGCGGCACTCCTTCGCGACCCACCTGCTCGAGGGTGGCGCGGACGTCCGCGTGGTGCAGGAGCTGCTCGGCCACGCCAGCGTGACCACCACGCAGATCTACACGATGGTCACCGCCGACGCCCTGCGCGAGGTCTACGCCGCCGCCCACCCCCGCGCCCTGGGCTGA
- a CDS encoding ParA family protein, producing the protein MTSDLQARGAQGAQHGLLGPTGRPLVDFPVPQALSGHGPARVIAMCNQKGGVGKTTTTINLGAALAEYGRKVLLVDFDPQGALSVGLGVNPHELQHSVYTLLMDRRVTVADVVVPTRLPGVDILPANIDLSAAEVQLVGEVAREQALSRALRTGTDDYDVVLVDCQPSLGLLTVNALTAAHGVLIPLECEFFALRGVALLVETIEKVQDRLNPALAIDGILATMYDARTLHSREVIARVVEAFGSTLFDTVIGRTVKFPDASVAGEPITTYAPEHSGAESYRRLARELVARGAAA; encoded by the coding sequence ATGACGAGCGACCTGCAGGCCCGCGGTGCGCAGGGCGCGCAGCACGGTCTGCTCGGTCCCACCGGGCGCCCCCTGGTCGACTTCCCGGTCCCGCAGGCCCTGTCCGGCCACGGCCCCGCCCGCGTCATCGCCATGTGCAACCAGAAGGGCGGGGTGGGCAAGACCACCACCACCATCAACCTGGGCGCGGCGCTCGCGGAGTACGGGCGCAAGGTGCTCCTGGTCGACTTCGACCCGCAGGGCGCGCTGTCGGTGGGCCTCGGCGTCAACCCGCACGAGCTGCAGCACAGCGTCTACACGCTGCTCATGGACCGGCGCGTCACCGTGGCCGACGTCGTCGTCCCCACCCGGCTGCCGGGGGTGGACATCCTGCCGGCCAACATCGACCTGTCGGCCGCGGAGGTGCAGCTGGTCGGCGAGGTGGCGCGCGAGCAGGCCCTCTCGCGCGCGCTGCGCACCGGCACGGACGACTACGACGTCGTCCTGGTCGACTGCCAGCCCTCCCTGGGCCTGCTGACCGTCAACGCGCTCACCGCCGCGCACGGCGTGCTCATCCCGCTGGAGTGCGAGTTCTTCGCGCTGCGCGGTGTGGCGCTGCTGGTGGAGACCATCGAGAAGGTGCAGGACCGGCTCAATCCGGCCCTGGCCATCGACGGCATCCTCGCCACCATGTACGACGCCCGCACGCTGCACTCCCGCGAGGTCATCGCCCGCGTCGTGGAGGCGTTCGGGTCCACGCTGTTCGACACCGTCATCGGCCGCACCGTGAAGTTCCCCGACGCCTCGGTGGCGGGGGAGCCGATCACCACGTACGCGCCCGAGCACTCCGGCGCGGAGTCCTACCGCCGCCTCGCGCGCGAGCTGGTCGCGCGCGGCGCCGCTGCCTGA
- a CDS encoding segregation and condensation protein A: MLPAPRAAGAAESTAAPAAAAVTPAVPGGVLTDRDAPAFDVHLDNFTGPFDLLLGLISRRRLEITEVALAAVTDEFIAHLRRMLAAVDAEPVEDDDGGGGARAAAKAEVAALGQASGFLVVAATLLDLKVARLLPSEETDELDAEGLALVEARDLLFARLLQHRAYAQVAGLLADRLAEGALSTPRPGGTGAADPLVERALPELVLATTPDQLAALAAAAIAAPVAGRRGLPARVDVEHLHAPAVSLPEQVALLRARLVARFAERGAEAVGFAELIADVGGATGDGVDGGDGRAAVVHVVGRFLAVLELYRRGELDLDQADPAQPLQVRWRGTIDLTDQPDQPEDAA, encoded by the coding sequence GTGCTCCCGGCGCCCCGCGCCGCAGGCGCCGCTGAGTCCACGGCCGCACCCGCCGCGGCGGCGGTCACCCCGGCGGTGCCCGGCGGCGTCCTCACCGACCGGGACGCGCCCGCCTTCGACGTCCACCTGGACAACTTCACCGGCCCGTTCGACCTGCTGCTGGGGCTGATCTCCCGGCGCCGGCTGGAGATCACCGAGGTGGCGCTGGCCGCCGTGACCGACGAGTTCATCGCGCACCTGCGGCGCATGCTCGCCGCCGTCGACGCCGAGCCCGTCGAGGACGACGACGGCGGCGGGGGCGCGCGGGCCGCCGCGAAGGCCGAGGTGGCCGCGCTCGGGCAGGCCAGCGGGTTCCTCGTGGTGGCCGCCACCCTGCTCGACCTCAAGGTGGCGCGGCTGCTGCCGAGCGAGGAGACCGACGAGCTCGACGCCGAGGGCCTGGCCCTGGTGGAGGCCCGGGACCTGCTGTTCGCCCGGCTGCTGCAGCACCGCGCCTACGCGCAGGTGGCGGGGCTGCTGGCCGACCGGCTGGCCGAGGGCGCGCTGAGCACGCCGCGCCCCGGGGGGACCGGTGCCGCCGACCCGCTGGTGGAGCGGGCGCTGCCCGAGCTGGTGCTGGCCACCACGCCCGACCAGCTGGCCGCGCTGGCCGCCGCCGCGATCGCCGCGCCGGTGGCGGGCCGCAGGGGGCTGCCCGCCCGGGTGGACGTCGAGCACCTGCACGCCCCCGCGGTCAGCCTGCCCGAGCAGGTGGCGCTGCTGCGGGCGAGGCTGGTGGCCCGCTTCGCCGAGCGCGGCGCGGAGGCGGTGGGCTTCGCCGAGCTCATCGCCGACGTGGGCGGGGCCACCGGGGACGGCGTGGACGGCGGGGACGGTCGGGCCGCGGTGGTGCACGTGGTGGGGCGCTTCCTGGCGGTGCTGGAGCTGTACCGCCGCGGCGAGCTCGACCTGGACCAGGCCGACCCGGCGCAGCCGCTGCAGGTCCGCTGGCGCGGCACGATCGACCTCACCGACCAGCCCGACCAGCCCGAGGACGCCGCATGA
- the scpB gene encoding SMC-Scp complex subunit ScpB, which produces MSSTDLPGGLRAALEAVLMVVDAPVSTDDLAEGLEVPVEEVGRALAALAQEYAEQRRGFELRAAAGGWRIWSRPDAADLVARFTGEAASARLSKAALETLAVIAYTQPVTRARVAAVRGVDVDSVVRTLLTRGLVTEAGKEGPGGGTLYRTTTAFLEKIGVDSLEDLPPLAPHLPDDTEIDALLDALDDGP; this is translated from the coding sequence ATGAGCAGCACCGACCTGCCCGGGGGGCTGCGCGCGGCGCTGGAGGCCGTGCTCATGGTGGTGGACGCGCCGGTCTCCACCGACGACCTCGCCGAGGGCCTGGAGGTGCCGGTCGAGGAGGTCGGGCGGGCCCTGGCCGCGCTGGCGCAGGAGTACGCCGAGCAGCGGCGCGGCTTCGAGCTGCGCGCGGCCGCGGGCGGCTGGCGGATCTGGAGCCGCCCCGACGCCGCGGACCTCGTGGCCCGCTTCACCGGGGAGGCCGCCTCGGCGCGGCTGTCCAAGGCGGCGCTGGAGACCCTCGCCGTCATCGCCTACACCCAGCCGGTCACCCGGGCGCGGGTCGCGGCGGTGCGCGGGGTGGACGTCGACTCGGTGGTGCGGACCCTGCTCACCCGCGGTCTGGTGACCGAGGCGGGCAAGGAGGGCCCCGGGGGTGGGACCCTGTACCGGACGACCACGGCCTTCCTGGAGAAGATCGGGGTCGACAGCCTCGAGGACCTCCCTCCGCTGGCGCCGCACCTGCCGGACGACACGGAGATCGACGCGCTCCTCGACGCCCTCGACGACGGGCCGTGA
- a CDS encoding pseudouridine synthase — protein sequence MSQQRDQHSRHDEHDVHDPDGVRLQKVLAGAGLGSRRACEDLIARGRVRVDGKVVTELGVRVDTATAQVEVDGMLLQLDTTKVYLAMNKPRGYLSAMSDAEGRLTLADILDDRTEQGVRLFHVGRLDVDTEGLILLTNDGDLAHRLQHPSFEVPRTYVAEVHGPVERGIGKRLRDGVELEDGLAKADSFRLVDSAPGKAFVEIVLHEGRKHVVRRMLEEVGYPVIRLARTAIGPIHLGDLRPGVTRSLTREEVSTLRSAGPGSQPSARTPRPKGQRPVAKAPDRKGIQMVTGAARRTAASSKSTRAAKNAKAARTRGGAGQQGQQRQQRRQGGR from the coding sequence GTGAGCCAGCAGCGAGACCAGCACTCCCGGCACGACGAGCACGACGTGCACGACCCCGACGGCGTGCGCCTGCAGAAGGTGCTGGCCGGGGCCGGCCTGGGCTCGCGGCGCGCCTGCGAGGACCTCATCGCCCGCGGGCGGGTGCGCGTGGACGGGAAGGTCGTCACCGAGCTCGGCGTCCGCGTCGACACCGCCACCGCGCAGGTCGAGGTGGACGGCATGCTCCTCCAGCTCGACACCACCAAGGTCTACCTGGCCATGAACAAGCCCCGCGGGTACCTCTCGGCGATGTCCGACGCCGAGGGCCGCCTGACGCTGGCCGACATCCTCGACGACCGCACCGAGCAGGGCGTGCGCCTGTTCCACGTCGGCCGCCTCGACGTCGACACCGAGGGCCTGATCCTGCTGACCAACGACGGGGACCTCGCGCACCGCCTGCAGCACCCCTCCTTCGAGGTGCCCCGCACCTACGTCGCCGAGGTCCACGGCCCGGTGGAGCGCGGCATCGGCAAGCGCCTGCGCGACGGGGTGGAGCTGGAGGACGGTCTGGCCAAGGCTGACTCCTTCCGCCTTGTCGACTCCGCGCCCGGCAAGGCGTTCGTGGAGATCGTCCTGCACGAGGGCCGCAAGCACGTGGTGCGCCGCATGCTCGAGGAGGTCGGCTACCCCGTCATCCGGCTGGCGCGCACCGCCATCGGCCCGATCCACCTGGGAGACCTGCGCCCCGGCGTGACCCGCTCGCTGACCCGCGAGGAGGTGTCCACGCTGCGCAGCGCCGGGCCGGGCTCGCAGCCGTCCGCGCGCACGCCGCGCCCCAAGGGCCAGCGCCCGGTGGCGAAGGCACCGGACCGCAAGGGCATCCAGATGGTCACGGGCGCGGCGCGGCGCACGGCGGCGTCGTCGAAGTCCACGAGGGCGGCCAAGAACGCCAAGGCCGCGCGCACCCGGGGCGGTGCGGGCCAGCAGGGGCAGCAGCGCCAGCAGCGGCGCCAGGGCGGGCGCTGA
- the aroH gene encoding chorismate mutase: protein MAVRAVRGAVQLDADEREHLLASTRELVTAVLEANRLSAADLVSIMFTCTPDLTSEFPAVAARELGLGDVPLMCAVEVDVVGAMPRVVRLMALVETDLARAEVQHVYLRGATALRRDIAQ from the coding sequence CTGGCCGTCAGGGCCGTCAGGGGGGCGGTCCAGCTCGACGCCGACGAGCGCGAGCACCTGCTCGCGAGCACCCGCGAGCTGGTGACGGCCGTGCTGGAGGCCAACCGGCTCTCCGCCGCGGACCTGGTCAGCATCATGTTCACCTGCACCCCCGACCTGACCAGCGAGTTCCCGGCCGTCGCCGCGCGCGAGCTGGGCCTGGGCGACGTGCCGCTGATGTGCGCCGTCGAGGTGGACGTGGTCGGCGCCATGCCGCGCGTGGTGCGCCTCATGGCGCTGGTCGAGACGGACCTGGCGCGCGCCGAGGTGCAGCACGTGTACCTGCGCGGCGCCACCGCGCTGCGCCGCGACATCGCCCAGTGA
- a CDS encoding prephenate dehydrogenase, whose protein sequence is MTTLHARTRGPVHVVGTGLLGTSAALALRARGVETTLADPSPTAAALARDLGAGRLRQPGDTPPALVVVAAPPDVTASVVAEQLARWPDAVVTDVASVKLTVLHELRRLVRDPGALARYVGSHPLAGRERSGAVAARGTLFAGRPWVLCPTPASAPAAVAAVRDLADDLGGVPVAMEAGAHDEAVALVSHVPQVAASLVAARLREAPEPAVELAGQGLRDVTRIAESDPALWVQILGANAGPVAAVLRDLRADLDAVLAALEQLDRVEDAHDAAAKSPGALAAVAQLIADGGAGRARVPGKHGAPPTSYAVVTVLVPDAPGELARLLHDVGAAGVNLEDLRIEHSPGQPVGLAEVSVLPAARTVLEAALRDLGWALLD, encoded by the coding sequence ATGACCACCCTGCACGCGCGCACGCGCGGTCCCGTCCACGTGGTCGGCACGGGCCTGCTGGGCACCAGCGCCGCGCTGGCGCTGCGCGCCCGCGGTGTCGAGACCACCCTGGCCGACCCCTCGCCGACCGCGGCCGCCCTGGCCCGCGACCTCGGGGCGGGGCGGCTGCGCCAGCCCGGCGACACGCCGCCGGCGCTCGTCGTCGTCGCCGCTCCGCCGGACGTCACCGCCTCGGTGGTGGCTGAGCAGCTGGCCCGCTGGCCGGACGCCGTGGTCACGGACGTGGCCAGCGTCAAGCTCACGGTGCTGCACGAGCTGCGGCGCCTGGTGCGGGACCCGGGCGCGCTCGCGCGCTACGTGGGCAGCCACCCCCTGGCCGGGCGGGAGCGCTCCGGGGCGGTGGCCGCCCGCGGGACGCTCTTCGCGGGGCGTCCGTGGGTGCTGTGCCCCACGCCCGCCTCCGCCCCGGCGGCGGTGGCCGCCGTGCGAGACCTCGCCGACGACCTGGGCGGCGTGCCCGTGGCGATGGAGGCCGGGGCGCACGACGAGGCCGTGGCGCTGGTCTCGCACGTGCCGCAGGTGGCGGCCTCCCTCGTGGCCGCGCGGCTGCGCGAGGCGCCCGAGCCCGCGGTCGAGCTGGCCGGGCAGGGACTGCGCGACGTCACGCGCATCGCCGAGTCCGACCCGGCGCTGTGGGTGCAGATCCTCGGAGCGAACGCCGGACCGGTGGCCGCGGTGCTGCGGGACCTGCGCGCCGACCTCGACGCCGTGCTCGCCGCCCTGGAGCAGCTGGACCGGGTGGAGGACGCCCACGACGCGGCGGCGAAGTCGCCCGGTGCGCTGGCCGCGGTGGCGCAGCTCATCGCCGACGGCGGTGCCGGCCGCGCCCGGGTGCCGGGCAAGCACGGCGCCCCGCCGACGTCCTACGCGGTGGTCACGGTGCTCGTGCCCGACGCCCCCGGGGAGCTGGCGCGGCTCCTGCACGACGTCGGCGCGGCCGGCGTCAACCTCGAGGACCTGCGCATCGAGCACTCCCCGGGCCAGCCCGTGGGCCTGGCGGAGGTGTCCGTGCTCCCCGCGGCGCGGACGGTGCTGGAGGCGGCGTTGCGCGACCTGGGCTGGGCCCTGCTCGACTGA
- a CDS encoding inositol monophosphatase family protein, which translates to MATAPRSASTPEPVDQPVDEQVDERAREAAEALEFVAALVTRLGEEATRRQLDAVEQRKPAAALTGSVVTDVDLDTERAVDEALRERFPADGIIGEEGADRPPADPETGRTWVVDPIDGTLNYARRLGPWSVVASAWRGPRERPQVESVAVWTGGHLYTAVAGRGAFVRVGGPDAEPRRLHLEGQAEPGGVVRAGAGVLGAVKESGWLAKVVESSAAEVVSIADGRVMGTLRLGGDRRDLHGPALLVAEAGGAVVPLDGEPLSGVSRSLVLAHPGAVDGLVALATANLPVEGPAD; encoded by the coding sequence GTGGCCACCGCACCCCGATCCGCCAGCACCCCCGAGCCGGTCGACCAGCCGGTAGACGAGCAGGTCGACGAGCGGGCCCGGGAGGCCGCCGAGGCCCTCGAGTTCGTCGCGGCGCTCGTCACGCGCCTCGGGGAGGAGGCCACCCGCCGCCAGCTCGACGCGGTGGAGCAGCGCAAGCCGGCCGCGGCGCTGACCGGTTCGGTGGTCACCGACGTCGACCTCGACACCGAGCGCGCCGTCGACGAGGCGCTGCGCGAGCGCTTCCCGGCGGACGGGATCATCGGCGAGGAGGGCGCGGACCGGCCCCCGGCGGACCCGGAGACCGGACGCACGTGGGTGGTCGACCCGATCGACGGCACCCTCAACTACGCGCGCCGCCTCGGACCGTGGTCGGTGGTGGCGTCCGCGTGGCGCGGTCCGCGCGAGCGCCCGCAGGTGGAGTCCGTGGCCGTGTGGACCGGAGGCCACCTGTACACGGCGGTGGCCGGCCGGGGGGCGTTCGTCAGGGTCGGCGGTCCGGACGCCGAGCCGCGCCGCCTGCACCTGGAGGGCCAGGCGGAGCCCGGCGGGGTGGTCCGCGCCGGCGCCGGCGTGCTCGGCGCCGTCAAGGAGTCCGGCTGGCTGGCCAAGGTGGTGGAGAGCTCCGCCGCCGAGGTGGTCTCCATCGCCGACGGCCGCGTCATGGGGACGCTGCGCCTGGGCGGCGACCGCCGCGACCTGCACGGCCCGGCGCTGCTGGTCGCCGAGGCCGGCGGCGCGGTGGTGCCTCTGGACGGCGAGCCGCTGTCCGGGGTGAGCCGCTCGCTCGTGCTGGCCCACCCCGGAGCCGTGGACGGCCTCGTGGCCCTGGCCACGGCGAACCTGCCGGTCGAGGGCCCCGCCGACTGA
- a CDS encoding (d)CMP kinase has protein sequence MHAPPEHPSPSSARPRARGLVVAVDGPSGSGKSTLCRRTAAALGAGYLDTGAYYRAVCWAALEDGFDLAGASSSAAAGERDHGLDEAVSSLARGLDLRVGTDPERPYVIVRGTDVTAAIRESRISAAVSVVATNLEVRAELIARQRAAIAAQAAQRGVVAEGRDLTTVVAPDAAVRVLVVVDEERRLARRALELHGSADAAAVDRTRDEVVRRDRDDSTVAAFTEAADGVTVLDNSGTLEKGVEALLALVGAALPVRTSSSGAQTAHDQAGARA, from the coding sequence GTGCACGCTCCACCCGAACACCCCTCCCCGTCCAGCGCGCGGCCCCGCGCTCGCGGGCTCGTCGTCGCCGTCGACGGTCCCTCCGGCTCCGGCAAGTCCACGCTGTGCCGCCGCACGGCTGCCGCCCTCGGCGCCGGCTACCTCGACACCGGCGCCTACTACCGCGCCGTGTGCTGGGCTGCCCTGGAGGACGGGTTCGACCTCGCGGGCGCGTCGTCGTCCGCGGCGGCGGGGGAGCGCGACCACGGCCTGGACGAGGCCGTCAGCAGCCTCGCCCGCGGGCTGGACCTGCGCGTCGGCACCGACCCGGAGCGGCCCTACGTCATCGTGCGCGGCACCGACGTCACCGCCGCCATCCGCGAGAGCCGCATCTCCGCGGCCGTGAGCGTCGTGGCCACCAACCTCGAGGTCCGCGCCGAGCTCATCGCGCGCCAGCGCGCCGCCATCGCCGCCCAGGCCGCCCAGCGCGGCGTGGTGGCCGAGGGCCGCGACCTCACCACCGTGGTCGCCCCCGACGCCGCCGTGCGCGTGCTGGTGGTGGTCGACGAGGAGCGCCGCCTCGCGCGCCGCGCCCTGGAGCTGCACGGCAGCGCCGACGCCGCCGCCGTGGACCGCACCCGTGACGAGGTGGTCCGCCGCGACCGGGACGACTCCACCGTCGCCGCGTTCACCGAGGCCGCCGACGGCGTCACCGTGCTGGACAACTCCGGCACCCTGGAGAAGGGCGTCGAGGCGCTGCTGGCGCTGGTGGGCGCCGCGCTGCCCGTCCGCACCTCCTCCTCGGGCGCCCAGACCGCCCACGACCAGGCAGGAGCCCGCGCGTGA
- the der gene encoding ribosome biogenesis GTPase Der: MSEELDPTRALRVGLEDYELSEEDLAVLDGEHTDHGVDDEGVLPVVAIIGRPNVGKSTLVNRVLGRREAVVQDVPGVTRDRVRYTTEWAGTPFVVVDTGGWEVDVHGLDARVAEQAEIAIELADVVVFVVDASVGATGTDEAVVKLIRRSGKPVVLAANKVDDERTEADAAMLWSLGLGEPHPVSALHGRGSGDLLDAVLKAVPDQLVGERETVGGPRRVALLGRPNVGKSSLLNKLVGSERVVVDSTAGTTRDPVDELVELGGREWRFVDTAGIRRRVHQTSGADYYASLRTQAALERAEVAVVLLEASERLTEQDTRIITTVVESGRALVLAFNKWDLTDEERRHYLEREIETDLAQVAWAPRVNISARTGRHVEKLVPALDVALDSWDTRVPTGRLNQFLSEVVQAHPHPLRGGKQPRILFGTQASTRPPRFVLFASGFLEAQYRRFLERRLREQFGFEGSPVEVSVRVREKRRR, translated from the coding sequence GTGAGCGAGGAGCTGGACCCGACCCGCGCGCTGCGCGTCGGGCTGGAGGACTACGAGCTGTCCGAGGAGGACCTCGCCGTCCTCGACGGCGAGCACACCGACCACGGCGTCGACGACGAGGGCGTCCTGCCCGTCGTCGCGATCATCGGCCGGCCCAACGTCGGCAAGTCCACGCTGGTCAACCGCGTGCTCGGCCGCCGCGAGGCGGTGGTGCAGGACGTGCCCGGCGTCACCCGCGACCGGGTCCGGTACACCACCGAGTGGGCGGGCACGCCGTTCGTCGTCGTCGACACCGGCGGGTGGGAGGTCGACGTCCACGGGCTCGACGCCCGCGTGGCCGAGCAGGCCGAGATCGCCATCGAGCTGGCCGACGTCGTCGTCTTCGTGGTCGACGCCTCCGTGGGGGCCACCGGCACCGACGAGGCCGTGGTGAAGCTCATCCGCCGCTCGGGCAAGCCCGTGGTGCTCGCGGCGAACAAGGTGGACGACGAGCGCACCGAGGCCGACGCCGCGATGCTCTGGTCGCTCGGCCTGGGCGAGCCGCACCCGGTGTCCGCTCTGCACGGGCGCGGATCGGGCGACCTGCTCGACGCCGTGCTCAAGGCCGTCCCCGACCAGCTGGTGGGAGAGCGCGAGACCGTCGGCGGGCCGCGCCGCGTGGCGCTGCTGGGGCGTCCGAACGTCGGCAAGTCGAGCCTGCTCAACAAGCTGGTCGGCTCCGAGCGCGTCGTCGTCGACTCCACCGCCGGCACCACCCGCGACCCGGTCGACGAGCTCGTCGAGCTGGGCGGGCGCGAGTGGCGCTTCGTGGACACCGCCGGCATCCGCCGCCGCGTGCACCAGACCTCCGGCGCTGACTACTACGCGTCCCTGCGCACGCAGGCCGCCCTGGAGCGCGCCGAGGTGGCCGTGGTGCTGCTGGAGGCCTCCGAGCGCCTCACCGAGCAGGACACCCGCATCATCACCACGGTGGTGGAGTCCGGGCGGGCGCTGGTGCTGGCGTTCAACAAGTGGGACCTCACCGACGAGGAGCGCCGCCACTACCTCGAGCGCGAGATCGAGACCGACCTCGCGCAGGTGGCCTGGGCGCCGCGGGTGAACATCTCCGCGCGCACCGGGCGCCACGTGGAGAAGCTGGTGCCCGCGCTCGACGTGGCGCTGGACAGCTGGGACACCCGCGTGCCCACCGGCCGGCTGAACCAGTTCCTCTCCGAGGTCGTGCAGGCCCACCCGCACCCGCTGCGGGGCGGCAAGCAGCCGCGCATCCTCTTCGGCACGCAGGCGTCCACGCGGCCGCCGCGGTTCGTGCTGTTCGCCTCCGGGTTCCTCGAGGCGCAGTACCGCCGGTTCCTGGAGCGGCGCCTGCGCGAGCAGTTCGGCTTCGAGGGGTCCCCGGTGGAGGTCAGCGTGCGCGTGCGGGAGAAGCGCCGCCGCTGA
- a CDS encoding tyrosine-type recombinase/integrase, producing the protein METTTPAAEGAPVALTVDLAWEGYVAGATVDPKTMSVYDGVFRRHVSPVLGGVPVVDVTPEDVVRLLDGLRARGSSASLVRLSRVVLSAACRYAQAQRVIGVLPTDGVRAPRSETVLTRVLTPEEFVLVREHLPTTGAQLLADLLVRSGLRIGEALALQRHDLQQGQVLVRRALSEPGRRFSAGGERFVLRPSTKNGEPRRVQVGEDFEDRLQVWCDAAGLEGGDLLFPARLVLPAPSGRTFPRPVHTEPLTEERLARLGSFTGPNGRVYQHGTMNGYVTGRCREACCRQAISEYSARKRRERRDARRGDAVPRRARVEGGALPADSAAASGVPGIGAVSHQGWSALWDAAVRSAGLDFRPLARHTRHVHASWLNGGGVSVEKISERLGHRDDRSTRGYVRPVGREADPVAVLDALLDQEAPPRG; encoded by the coding sequence GTGGAGACCACCACGCCCGCGGCCGAGGGGGCACCCGTGGCACTGACCGTCGACCTCGCCTGGGAGGGCTACGTCGCCGGCGCGACGGTCGACCCCAAGACCATGTCGGTCTACGACGGGGTGTTCCGCCGCCACGTCTCTCCCGTGCTGGGGGGCGTGCCGGTGGTCGACGTGACCCCTGAGGACGTGGTCCGGCTGCTCGACGGGCTGAGGGCCCGCGGCAGCAGCGCCTCGCTCGTGCGGCTGTCGCGGGTCGTCCTGTCGGCGGCGTGCCGGTACGCGCAGGCGCAGCGCGTCATCGGCGTCCTCCCCACCGACGGGGTGCGCGCGCCGCGGTCCGAGACCGTGCTGACGCGGGTGCTCACCCCCGAGGAGTTCGTCCTGGTCCGAGAGCACCTCCCGACCACCGGCGCCCAGCTGCTGGCCGACCTGCTGGTCCGCAGCGGCCTGAGGATCGGCGAGGCGCTCGCCCTGCAGCGCCACGACCTGCAGCAGGGGCAGGTGCTGGTGCGCCGGGCCCTGTCCGAGCCCGGCCGGCGCTTCTCGGCCGGTGGCGAGCGGTTCGTCCTGCGGCCCTCCACCAAGAACGGCGAGCCGCGGCGGGTGCAGGTGGGTGAGGACTTCGAAGACCGCCTGCAGGTGTGGTGCGACGCCGCCGGCCTGGAGGGTGGTGACCTGCTGTTCCCTGCGCGCCTCGTGCTGCCCGCACCCTCGGGGCGGACCTTCCCCCGCCCCGTCCACACCGAGCCGCTGACCGAGGAGCGCCTGGCGCGGCTCGGGTCCTTCACGGGTCCCAATGGCAGGGTCTACCAGCACGGGACGATGAACGGCTACGTCACCGGCAGATGTCGTGAGGCCTGCTGCCGCCAGGCCATCTCGGAGTACTCCGCGCGGAAGAGGCGCGAGCGGAGGGACGCCCGGCGCGGCGACGCGGTCCCCCGACGCGCCCGCGTGGAGGGCGGAGCCCTCCCGGCGGACTCGGCGGCCGCCTCGGGGGTGCCGGGGATCGGTGCGGTGAGCCACCAGGGGTGGAGCGCTCTGTGGGACGCGGCCGTGCGCTCCGCAGGGCTCGACTTCCGCCCCCTGGCGCGGCACACGCGGCACGTGCACGCGTCGTGGCTGAACGGGGGTGGGGTGAGCGTGGAGAAGATCTCAGAGCGGCTCGGTCACCGCGACGACCGCTCCACCAGGGGCTACGTGCGACCGGTGGGCCGTGAGGCGGATCCCGTGGCCGTGCTGGACGCACTGCTCGACCAGGAGGCGCCACCTCGCGGCTGA